TCCCATCTATAATTTTAATAGTCACACGTTTTTTTAATTAGAAGACACTGATCTAAAATGCAAAAGTGGCCATAATGAGGTTTAACACATGCAAGTAAAACTTTCCACACCTCCTGAAGGCGAATCTCACTGGTTGTCATGTCGCTGAGAAGACCAGATTGCACCACCTCTTTTAGATCTTGCCAAAGGGTGTATGGAGCAGACTTTACACAGGGAGATAGAGGGGAACAAAGAGTCCCTTCAAGACGTTTGTATGGAGGGAGTGTTGCATCAGAGAAGTATTGGGTAGGGGTCAGGTCGTGCACGTCCAACACATGGGGTGTTATTAGTTGAGACACGAAGCTGGGCTTCGGGCAGGGCGGATTTTCTTTCCACACCCGCCAAAAGTATTCCTGATACAGTGGAGCTAAAGCCAAAGGAACAAATGCAGACAATATTATTTCAATTTCTGTAATTATTGTTCAATGACTGAAAACAAGGaccaaatgaaaaaagtttctTACAGTAATGAACAAACTTCGACTGGAATGATTCACAAAGATCTTCCTCAGTCCGATCTGCAGCCCTGAGATCGTTAAAGCAGGCCACATTTTAGTTAGAAGTCTAGAAATATTATAAAGGAGCATAAATATTTACCAGTCGCCACTTTTATCTTGAAAGTCTTCTGGCGACAAAATGTCATGGTCCTCAAATGCAGGTACTGAGAACAGTTTGTGCATCAGGGAGGGTTTCTTCATATTCAACCCGTGCATTCCAGCCAATGATCGTAGAGCTGTAGATATGTCTGGGGGAggactacaaaaaaaaaagggcaaagagATTCAAGCATCGTAGTCGCACACACAATGTTTACTGGAGTTTTTTGGGGGACACCGTGTGGCCCTTACCCGCCATCCTCAAACTGGCTCGGCGGGTCCCTGCTCTCACCGAGGCCTCCGCAGTCCGGAGCGCTGTTGGGTTCCAGACACCACCCATAAGGACGCTGCAGCTGCGCTCTCATGGTTTGTGTTGGGGAAATCAAAGAATCCACTAAAAGACTATCGTCAAAGTTGCAGCAGTCTGGATTAGGATAAGGGATAACCCCCCTAATCAAACAGCGGCTCTTTTCATCTCCGCCGTTAAATTGAGCCATAGCGCTTCACCCTGTAACAGTTCTCTAACACGACCCTGCAGCAAAGACTCTTTTTATAAACCCTGAGCAAGTGAGAAAAGGGGGAGGCTTTTGTCTACTGAAGCAGCCTCAATGTGGCCCCAGAGCCACATGTGAGTGTCACTAGCCGCAATCACAAGGAATTGGATTCAggtgtggtttattttttttcaagctttTTATACGCTGGCCTTTTTTCCATCTCAGTGCGGATTCAAACTGAATTATTGGTGGCCAGCTGATCTATTCTGGTggtaaatgtaatatttgagAGTCGGTTTAATAGGCAAATTGTGAATAGGCGACACCATTTTCTCACAATACAATAGGATGTACAATTGAGGGTATTTTATACACTTTACTCCTGGATTTGAATATCTTCCAGAACCTGTCCTCATAAGAAGTGAATTTGTGAAGTGGTTCCATGTTTAATCCCTAAGGTTTCTGTGCACATTTAATGTGACAGTCTCCTCTATCTTGACCTTTCCTCGCGTCTCCATGCCTTCACAGTTTTACCATCacgttgcaatgacttgtgggtaatttaCTTGGGAATAGTCAGCAACTAATCCTGATTCTTTGAAAGGGTTCATAAAGGGCTCAAATGGTTGAGTTTTGAATTGGAcgatttttttaattgtgctttgtttaatgtttaaatgttttttaaaacaacataaaatgaACCATTCATCTAGAAATGAATTCACAATATACAAATACTAGTTCTTTTATTTGAAATTTAAACTTTCATACAAGAGAAAAGTAGATATTCAATCGCCTGAACATTGTCGGTAAATTGCtcaaataaaaccattaaaatccTTGATATATGATGTTGTGACATGGCAGTATTATAACAGATTACAAAAGGAATATGGATGATTTCAAGGTACGAACATAAACCGATAATttgacacaaaaataaaaatgactttctCAACAGGAGCTACAAACTGTTTTGTAACTACACATTGAAAACTGTTGAAGTGTGGAAAATAATTAATACAATACAAGAAACCTTCTGTAATACAAATACCATCTCTGAACATACGTCAACAAACGCCCTCATTGCTATATTGATATTTGGATGTGATAATGCCGCAGAAAAGGGTGGCTTCCACTTATCTGGAGAAATGATTTGTAAAGTTAGCCCTTCTAAACTGTTGCAGTTACAAGGTAGCTTTTCCATCATCACTAAGGGGCTAGAAATCAACATGGCGCTTTATTCATCAGAATATTGTTTCAAATATCCATACGTTTGCAGGATCACCTGTAGATCACTAGTGTTACTCTGAGTTGGGCTAACACTACTCCACTTGTAcaattgttttattcatgctcCACAACTTAGACAACAAAAGTTTTATGACACAAATTAAAGGTGAAATTATAATAATGTTCAATGGCTAAATAATCAATCATACATTGAGCATTTAATATCGTGTCAAAATTGGACAACAAAACAAGTAAGAAATAATCAATCTACCATACCAAATCTCTAAAAACCAATGAAATGGGTAGCCACCCAAAACatctgcatgcaaacacacctCACATATCtgcaacatccagaaacaaatGACCAGTTGTCCCTTCTTGTTTTTGGATATTCTGTACGACAAGCCCAAGTGACAGCATTTCCCTGTGTTTATACATGCTCCCTGCTGAGAAGGGTCTGAGACAGCCGGTCGAGTAACAAGGTATAAATAAGACAGATCCCGAGTTGGGAGGCTGGGGACTTGCATGACTAGTTATGAGTCCTGGTGGGCACAGTGATACTGCGGGCTAGTAGTGCCAGCAGAGCCAGCTCCACAACCCCACGGGCTCGTTCCAGTGCCTCTGCAGCCTCCCTGGCAGAAAACCCTGCCGCCTGGATTCTCTGGACATCCTCGGCTGGAAATTGTTCTATAAAGGGATGGGGAGAAGGAGGGGCTGGAGATGCAAGCTGGGCAGCCTGAGCAGTTGGAGGGCAAGAGGTGGGTGAGCCCACTGCCATAGACAGGGGGCTGAGAAAAGGGTCCGCAGTCTGGAGGCCAAGGGTATCCGGCGTGTTTGTGCCAGAGGCCCGTCCATCTGCAACCCCTCTTCCCTGCTGCCCCTCAGGAGGTTCCCTAAACTCCAGGTCCCTTGTAGGGTCAGGCGGGACCTCGGGCTCAGACTCTAAACGGCTGATGTAATTTGCATCATCTGCCCTCCTCTTGACGGAGCCGCCTGAACATCCACGTCCCTCCACAGTCTCTGCCGCCGCCCCGCCCAGAGGCTCATCCTTTCCAGAGAGGTCAGGCACGAGACACTTAGATGGTCCCTCATCAGACACAGCAGCTGCATGGTTGGCTTTGGCATTGTTTGGTTCCGCACTGGGTAAGATGGCAGAAAAGGGGATCCACTGGGTGCTTCCGTGGGAGGGGGGTAGTGGCCCTGGGGCCACTTCCTCCGTTTCCTGTTTCAATGGATGTGAGGGGGAGCAGGACATACTGCGGTTTTGGGACTGAGCACAGTGGTTGGATACCAGGAGCTCGTGAAGCTCCATCAGAGCAGCCGCCAACGACGGGACGGTGTCGGAGTGGTGCTCTCCCTCAGGCTGGTCCCTCTCGGGGGACATCACGCCCTGGGAGGCAGTGGGGGACTCCATTTCAACAGAGTCCGGTTGGCTGAGAACACTCAGATGCGCTTCTGCAGCGTGCGACTCCATAGGCTCGTGCTCCATGGGTTGGATGGGGGAAAGTTCCTTGGGATGGGCGCGCGCGGGGTTGTTAATCACCTTCTCTGATTCAATATTCCCCTCTGCGTGGCCGGGCTGAGCCTCACTCCCCAGATACTCTGTGGCCGGGTTTGCAGGAGGGGAACATGTATCGGGGACGTCTGTAGGCGGACTGGGCACAGGGCGCACTTTGGAGTCAGTGTGCacagagagagggcgagagtgGACCTGAATAGGTGCAAAACAGTCATCCTCTGCTGAGGAAGAAGGCTGTGGAAATCCCTGGAGGCCGGGTTGGTCACGGCACAGCTTCGGGGCCAAAGCATGCTCCATGGTGGCCGGGTCCGATCGAGAGGGAACCAGAGATTGGGGGTGACTATAGGAAGGGCCTTGGGATTGGGAGGTGGATGAGGACGTTTGGTCTAAGGTTCTGGGTAATGTAAATGGTGGGGGCTGCGGCGAGGTAGTTTTTCCATCTGCAGTGTCTAATGTAAGACAAAATATAACTGGCAGTGAAACAGTGCCCAGAACCCTCTAGAGGCATTACTTTTGGGGATTATATGCATTTAAGGgaaaaacccaaaacacacaTGTTGGTAACTCATTGGTAATTCATGAATGGCTGGTGTGTGCATTTACATAGTACGTTTTTCTATGTTAAAAATGATAAACGTTTTCTGAATTCATGCATGGATACTTAGAAACAAAAGGTACATCAATTAAACACTccagcagaaaaacaacagcaaaataaaagacataaatAGCAATGGATGTAGCACTCGCAATGGCCTTGTGAATTTGCAGTACCTGGTTGGTAGGTCTCCCTTCAGCTGTCTCCAAATGAATCAGTGCTGTCCTGCTCAGGAGTTAGggcacacaccacacacatcaTGCAAAGGGACGGAGAAAGTTAGCAGTCACGCACACAGAGCATGCACCAACCTAAAAgccttttctctcacacacagatgtgaaaAGTGGCATCCCAAAATATCTGAGCCAAAGGCTTCACAGAGTGTGGTTACATAACATGTCACTGAAATTAAGAAAGCTCAATTTGAGGTCACCTCAGAAGGACATTTGATCAAAATCCCTTAACTATGATAAACAAATTAAGACCAAAAATTGATTAAACAACGGAGCTATGTCTTTTTTCTAGTGGAGGATTGCCTCATTCCCCAATATGGCTTATTTAACAAAGTCTCTGCAAATTAATTTTAAAGTTAATTactgctgctttttctttccAATTCCATTTGCAGCCATTACCGGACATCACTGCCTGATGGAAacaattaaaaagtaattaattaaaGTAAATCAATGGCAATAGCACTGGTTTTAATTGAAGCTTTGAAAAGCATTACAGGGAAACACGTTAATGCTTTTTTGACAATCCCAAAATTTACAACACACCAACCCGTGGTGAAGGCACCACTTTCTTCTTACAGTCAACCTccattaaagtaaaataaatacctATTGGAACATGACACTTCACATTGATATTTAAGGAATCTTAAAATACAATACTGCCATAAACcctcttgtttttttacaaccttttcCAAAATGGACTTGTACACTCAAGAGATAAGGTGGGATGTAAAGAAAAGGTAGCAAGGTATAAAAGGAATGACTGACATATGACAACACATGGTATATTTTGTCATATCGCCCAAAGACGGGGAGATGAGATGACACCAGCCAGCTACAGTCAACCACCATTGGCATGTCAATATTTGTAAGATGTAATGTTACTAAGAACTATTTGGAGTCATTATTTAACCTTATACAGAAATTCTGAAAATGGAATTCCGTTCTGTAGTGCTGATTTTCTCTGTAAGATGGTCTTGCTCACACAAATCAACACCCCCATTTCTACCAACACTAGATGTCCCTATTCCTTTGGGCTCTAAAACTCGTTCAGATATCCATCCGCACTGTAGATTCACACAGAATCCAATCAACTGTAACTTTTACTACATACAGCAAACAAgccaaaaataaaccaaaacacATTTGTCCCTTTTAAGTCCAAGAAGCTTGATCCAAGAAcagatttgtctctttgtgcgcacacgcacacacacacacacacacacacacacacacacacacacacacacactatcctaAAGCATATTTAACTTACTGAGGTGATGACATGAAGAGATCCCATGACTGACATTCCAGATGGGGTTGAGagtaaaaacttttaagtggcGCATGCAAATGTTGTTCTAACTGAGCTGAGACCAAGTGCAGAGATGAGGGCCCGGTTCTTACCGCTTTCATGTATTGACCTCTGAAGAGCCTCGGCCAGTTCTCTGTCAGCTACCTCGTCCGTACGGGTGTCTTCCCGCCCCTCTGGTCCGTATGCCAGTCGGGCACACTCTGGCAGCTCTGCCTCAGACAGGAAGCGAGTCTCGGTGCCTGTGGTGCCTATTAGTAGCAAGTTCTTCTTCAGGTCGATCGAACACTATAAGACATTCAGGACAAATAAGGCTCACAGATTGTCTTGAAGATTCAGTGTACTGAAAATGACATGTTGAATGacattaatttcaaaattgtaCTGCAGACTTTGATACGATAACATGGGACTCATACCTGATGTCTCTTCAGCATATCCAGGCCAAGCAGCATGTCCATTGGCTGGTCCTCCAAGATGGAGAAAGAACACGGGAGGAAGTCACCCTCTATTTGGACCTGAGCTACACAAGTGCAACGAGACAACACAAATTGATCACACAATCTCTCACAGGTTATTTCGCTGTATAAGAGTATAATGGTAAGCTAGTTTTTACTTTGTAGTGGCTGTCATCTGAGCCATTTA
The Gasterosteus aculeatus chromosome 17, fGasAcu3.hap1.1, whole genome shotgun sequence DNA segment above includes these coding regions:
- the ddi2 gene encoding protein DDI1 homolog 2 isoform X1, with product MLVTVFCAPRDHPETTFALDVSPELELRDFIALCELESGIPAGEIQITIAEQTLKDHTRALGTYGLKDGDVVVLRQADRRPPPTQPAFPGLPHIDFRSITIPGTSSSTSQRVAVRPQQQQTSPPPPPQQQQPRSAQPSTPTAFRGSSPPGLDDPALLQQMLLSNPHELSLLKERNPPLAEALLSGDLERFTKVLLEQQQDRAKREQERIRLLTADPFDLDAQAKIEEDIRQHNVEENMTIAMEEAPESFGQVVMLYINCKVNGHPVKAFVDSGAQMTIMSQACAERCNIMRLVDRRWAGIAKGVGTQKIIGRVHLAQVQIEGDFLPCSFSILEDQPMDMLLGLDMLKRHQCSIDLKKNLLLIGTTGTETRFLSEAELPECARLAYGPEGREDTRTDEVADRELAEALQRSIHESDTADGKTTSPQPPPFTLPRTLDQTSSSTSQSQGPSYSHPQSLVPSRSDPATMEHALAPKLCRDQPGLQGFPQPSSSAEDDCFAPIQVHSRPLSVHTDSKVRPVPSPPTDVPDTCSPPANPATEYLGSEAQPGHAEGNIESEKVINNPARAHPKELSPIQPMEHEPMESHAAEAHLSVLSQPDSVEMESPTASQGVMSPERDQPEGEHHSDTVPSLAAALMELHELLVSNHCAQSQNRSMSCSPSHPLKQETEEVAPGPLPPSHGSTQWIPFSAILPSAEPNNAKANHAAAVSDEGPSKCLVPDLSGKDEPLGGAAAETVEGRGCSGGSVKRRADDANYISRLESEPEVPPDPTRDLEFREPPEGQQGRGVADGRASGTNTPDTLGLQTADPFLSPLSMAVGSPTSCPPTAQAAQLASPAPPSPHPFIEQFPAEDVQRIQAAGFSAREAAEALERARGVVELALLALLARSITVPTRTHN